The Acanthochromis polyacanthus isolate Apoly-LR-REF ecotype Palm Island chromosome 5, KAUST_Apoly_ChrSc, whole genome shotgun sequence genome includes a window with the following:
- the mafbb gene encoding v-maf avian musculoaponeurotic fibrosarcoma oncogene homolog Bb, whose protein sequence is MTAEAHSHLGLQKASMDFVSDFDLMKFGVKKETMPGLDRSFIGPCSQLQRPDSVSSTPGSTPCNSVPSSPNLNPNEQRNNPGGDQFWIANNGGYPQQMYPQAFGLTPEDAVEALIGATAQQGHPSAPHGHHPPPFQADYEGYGHLTEPVQHYLHPDMQGIPTGHCQDPYLKDDSASPESPEAQQVLGAHHHVQQQHSRHDRRSNAEMHFSDDQLVSMSVRELNRLLRGLGKDEVMRLKQKRRTLKNRGYAQSCRYKRVQQKHILEHEKTSLVSQVEQLKHELNRLMRERDAYKLKCEKLSGANCYHETGSTSDNPSSPEYLM, encoded by the coding sequence ATGACCGCTGAGGCGCATTCACATTTGGGACTGCAGAAAGCCTCCATGGATTTCGTCAGCGACTTTGACTTGATGAAGTTCGGCGTGAAGAAGGAGACGATGCCGGGCTTGGATCGCTCCTTCATCGGGCCGTGCAGCCAGCTACAGAGACCAGACTCCGTCTCCTCCACTCCTGGCAGCACACCTTGCAACTCGGTGCCCTCATCGCCAAATCTGAACCCAAACGAGCAGAGAAATAATCCTGGGGGCGATCAGTTCTGGATAGCCAACAACGGGGGTTACCCTCAGCAGATGTACCCTCAAGCTTTCGGCCTGACACCCGAAGACGCAGTGGAGGCCCTCATTGGAGCCACGGCGCAGCAGGGGCACCCATCTGCGCCCCACGGCCACCACCCGCCACCTTTCCAGGCTGACTACGAGGGCTACGGCCACCTGACCGAGCCTGTCCAGCATTACCTTCACCCCGACATGCAGGGGATCCCCACCGGTCACTGCCAGGACCCCTATCTGAAAGATGACAGCGCGTCTCCGGAGTCGCCAGAGGCCCAGCAGGTCCTCGGTGCGCACCATCacgtccagcagcagcacagccgCCACGACAGGCGGTCCAACGCCGAGATGCACTTCTCAGACGACCAGCTGGTGTCCATGTCCGTCAGGGAGCTCAACCGGCTTCTCCGAGGCCTGGGCAAGGACGAGGTGATGCGTCTGAAGCAGAAGCGCCGGACCCTGAAAAACAGAGGTTACGCACAGTCCTGCCGCTACAAGCGCGTccagcagaaacacattttggaGCACGAAAAGACGAGCCTGGTGTCACAGGTCGAGCAGCTCAAGCATGAACTCAACAGACTGATGCGGGAGAGGGATGCATACAAACTTAAATGCGAGAAACTGTCCGGTGCAAACTGTTACCACGAAACTGGGTCCACCAGTGACAACCCTTCCTCACCCGAGTATTTAATGTGA
- the si:dkeyp-97e7.9 gene encoding DEP domain-containing mTOR-interacting protein, producing MQRTNSMRRKAMARQHKAEVMIAGEQLRLRLHDGKLIKDRRYHLRTYPNCFVAQELIDWLVSHKEASDRATAVCLMQHLMDHDIVHHVCDKRSMFKDAKLLYRFRKDDGTFPFNTEVKIFMRGQRLYEHLIMEKNSILQLREEHGVTYQRSFPGCQFIDWLFQNGEAESRCRGLELCRALQENGIIQHVGKKHDFFDSGLLYQFCINFRRRRRLSELLNENEQDNDEGAVVSTHEENHHDSPFVVRKSPPQEQNSAFQSDVKQVTGGRRGSLNSLQLHSSGFPPLAPLPSASVVRCNPKSVLKRNFTCDELLAPGAPFIKKVLTVIGDALGWGFVVRGVSPCYVQAVDPGSPAAAAGVKVQQFVCQVNGQCVLDLDYRTVSRLVMTGPRIVVLEVLEPIE from the exons ATGCAGCGAACAAACAGCATGAGGAGGAAGGCCATGGCCAGACAACATAAGGCTGAAGTCATGATTGCAGGAGAACAACTCAG GTTGAGACTCCACGACGGCAAACTGATTAAGGACCGACGCTACCATCTGCGCACGTATCCCAACTGCTTCGTGGCGCAGGAGCTTATAGACTGGCTGGTGAGCCATAAGGAAGCTTCAGACCGAGCAACAGCTGTCTGTCTCATGCAGCACCTCATGGACCATGACATTGTTCACCACG TCTGTGATAAAAGGTCAATGTTCAAGGATGCCAAACTGCTGTATCGTTTCCGCAAGGATGATGGCACATTTCCCTTCAATACAGaagtgaaaatctttatgcgAGGACAGCGACTGTATGAACA TCTCATAATGGAAAAGAACTCCATTCTGCAGCTGAGAGAGGAGCACGGTGTTACATATCAGCGCTCCTTCCCTGGCTGCCAGTTTATCGACTGGCTCTTTCAGAATGGAGAGGCAGAGAGCCGGTGTCGGGGCCTGGAGCTGTGCCGTGCATTGCAGGAGAATGGCATCATTCAGCACG TGGGAAAAAAGCATGACTTCTTTGACAGCGGGCTACTCTATCAGTTCTGCATCAATTTTCGACGGCGCAGGCGCCTTTCTGAACTGCTGAATGAAAACGAGCAAGACAACGATGAAGGCGCTGTGGTGTCGACACATGAGGAAAACCATCACGACAGTCCGTTTGTTGTACGTAAAAGCCCACCCCAGGAGCAAAACAGTGCTTTCCAATCTG ACGTAAAACAGGTTACCGGTGGACGTCGAGGCAGCCTGAATTCCCTTCAGCTTCACTCTTCCGGATTTCCACCTCTTGCTCCGCTGCCTTCAGCCTCTGTGGTGAGATGCAATCCTAAATCAG TCCTTAAAAGAAATTTTACCTGTGATGAATTATTGGCACCAGGGGCACCCTTCATCAAGAAGGTGTTAACG GTGATAGGAGATGCTCTGGGCTGGGGTTTTGTCGTCAGAGGAGTGTCTCCCTGTTATGTCCAGGCTGTTGACCCTGGAAgccctgctgcagctgctggagttAAG GTGCAGCAGTTTGTGTGCCAGGTGAATGGCCAGTGTGTTCTTGACCTGGACTACAGAACGGTCTCCAGACTGGTGATGACTGGACCTCGAATTGTTGTACTGGAAGTTTTGGAGCCAATAGAATGA
- the adnpa gene encoding activity-dependent neuroprotective protein a, protein MYQLPVNNLARIRRARKQVKKALGDIGLEFCKDAAEEFKDFCPDDQFVKSTLCLDICGWDPSYSKTQEYRSKPFCCTECPFSSKYYSGYKNHFRSVHRKIIDNKILLNCPYCAFTANKRTLETHVKIFHIPSSTRQNYGNLQGTVLGKKNKTYFDRARQGDGVEKAMYFCKKCTFRDTLYNVVRRHIYREHFQHIVSPYLGMVSESSFKNGANSVNGNNILCKRCQFSTRSYEALVQHVIEYHERIGAQVTTMIGHANVIVSRSQSMSQKGPLMMSRGHTLRPEPVPQPVIGYLKPVATAVKKQSSSPTSQARVAVPGNSTVPENSAVGVNTAQTQKWKICTVCNELFPENLYSAHFESAHKAKKVWALAKYIMKIHNFTSKCLLCNRYLPSDTLLNHMLIHGLTCPQCHSTFHNVEKIIEHVAQAHPDEFFGPPGASPLTFDLTIKQDKSSNVQLAVLTFNMKEPINGQDHSAPVQNNVPPLVKLSAPRITEKKNEQLPRGFPSVISNSEVGKTVCPLCFTILKGPITDALAMHLRERHQVLQTMHPVEKKMTYKCIHCLGVYTSNMVASTITLHLVQCRAVGRNQANQGFKSALTLNSSGAGFLKRQLPLQAMTNPKRMKLSKDSKISPSSFGNRAESDGLALDPRSYEHKTYEARKNFLTAYFNRRPYLSPHEEEKLSASLWLWKSDISSHFAAKQRLCERSCETRSVSVLLGFDMQALKKVKHDLIFEERKLDPTSTGRSTGFKSGTPNTDQNKQCETLNCTLKLSTCTETISIDSDSEPEIEDKPAENGNVNTNQQENVQSEELINLTEDTEPAYVDKDSKEKESSLQDGKANAWMTFC, encoded by the exons ATGTATCAGCTCCCAGTGAACAACCTGGCAAGAATCAGGAGAGCCAGGAAACAAGTGAAAAAAGCACTTGGAGACATTGGACTTGAGTTCTGCAAGGACGCAGCAGAG GAGTTCAAAGACTTTTGTCCTGATGATCAGTTTGTAAAGAGCACTCTTTGCCTTGATATCTGCGGTTGGGATCCATCGTACTCTAAAACGCAG GAATACCGATCAAAGCCATTTTGCTGCACAGAGTGCCCATTTTCTTCCAAATACTACTCAGGCTACAAGAATCACTTCCGCAGCGTTCACAGAAAAATTATTGACAACAAAATCCTCCTCAACTGTCCATACTGTGCTTTCACGGCAAACAAGAGAACTTTGGAAACACatgtaaaaatattccacataCCCAGTTCAACACGTCAGAATTATGGGAACTTACAAGGAACTGTGctgggaaagaaaaacaaaacgtaTTTTGATAGAGCCAGACAGGGAGATGGTGTGGAGAAAGCGATGTACTTCTGCAAAAAATGTACGTTCCGGGACACTTTGTACAATGTTGTCAGAAGACATATCTACagggaacattttcagcataTTGTATCGCCTTATCTTGGTATGGTTTCTGAATCATCGTTTAAAAATGGTGCTAATTCTGTCAATGGCAACAACATCCTCTGTAAACGATGCCAGTTTTCCACTCGTAGCTATGAGGCTTTAGTACAGCATGTGATAGAGTACCATGAGCGCATTGGTGCTCAAGTTACCACCATGATTGGACATGCAAATGTTATTGTCTCCCGGTCACAGTCTATGTCTCAGAAGGGTCCTCTGATGATGAGCAGGGGCCACACACTTAGACCTGAGCCAGTGCCACAGCCAGTAATTGGCTATTTGAAGCCAGTGGCCACTGCTGTTAAAAAACAGTCCTCTAGCCCAACCAGTCAGGCACGTGTTGCAGTTCCTGGCAACAGCACAGTTCCTGAAAATAGTGCTGTTGGCGTAAACACAGCCCAAACACAAAAGTGGAAGATATGTACTGTTTGCAATGAGCTTTTTCCTGAAAACCTATATAGTGCTCATTTTGAAAGCGCGCACAAGGCAAAAAAAGTGTGGGCGCTTGCCAAGTACATCATGAAAATCCACAACTTCACCAGCAAGTGTTTGCTTTGCAACCGGTACCTGCCCAGTGATACACTGCTTAACCACATGCTAATCCACGGGTTAACCTGTCCACAGTGCCACTCGACTTTTCACAATGTTGAGAAAATCATCGAGCATGTAGCTCAGGCCCACCCTGACGAGTTTTTTGGACCTCCAGGCGCATCACCTTTAACCTTTGATCTCACCATTAAACAAGATAAGTCCAGTAACGTTCAGCTTGCTGTTCTCACTTTTAACATGAAGGAACCTATCAATGGGCAAGATCATTCTGCACCTGTCCAGAATAATGTTCCTCCTCTTGTCAAGCTTTCTGCTCCTAGaataactgaaaagaaaaacgaACAGCTTCCAAGAGGTTTCCCTTCAGTTATTAGCAACAGTGAGGTTGGCAAAACTGTATGTCCACTATGTTTCACCATCCTCAAAGGTCCCATCACTGATGCTTTGGCCATGCATTTGAGGGAGCGACATCAAGTGCTCCAAACAATGCATCCTGTTGAAAAAAAGATGACATACAAGTGCATTCACTGCTTAGGGGTGTACACGAGTAATATGGTAGCATCTACAATCACTCTGCATCTTGTGCAGTGCAGGGCTGTTGGTAGAAACCAGGCAAACCAAGGCTTCAAGTCTGCCTTGACGCTCAACTCATCCGGGGCCGGCTTCCTCAAGAGGCAGCTACCACTGCAGGCCATGACCAACCCCAAGAGGATGAAATTGAGCAAGGATTCTAAGATTTCTCCCTCTTCCTTTGGAAATCGGGCCGAATCTGATGGCCTTGCTCTGGATCCTAGAAGCTATGAGCACAAGACCTATGAAGCCAGGAAAAATTTCCTGACAGCATACTTTAACCGGCGACCATACCTTTCTCCTCATGAGGAGGAGAAGCTGTCTGCAAGTTTGTGGCTCTGGAAGTCTGACATTTCTAGCCACTTTGCAGCAAAGCAACGGTTGTGTGAGAGAAGTTGTGAGACCAGGAGCGTTTCAGTGCTGCTTGGCTTTGACATGCAGGCTCTCAAGAAGGTTAAACATGACTTGATTTTTGAGGAGAGAAAGCTTGATCCCACCTCAACAGGGAGGTCTACTGGCTTCAAGTCCGGTACTCCAAACACAGACCAAAACAAGCAGTGTGAGACACTCAACTGTACTCTGAAACTCAGCACGTGCACAGAGACCATTTCCATCGACTCCGACAGTGAACCGGAGATTGAGGATAAACCTGCTGAGAATGGAAACGTTAACACAAACCAACAGGAGAATGTACAATCTGAGGAGCTGATAAACCTGACAGAGGATACAGAACCTGCATATGTGGATAAAGATTCTAAAGAGAAGGAGAGCTCTTTGCAAGATGGAAAAGCAAATGCCTGGATGACTTTTTGTTAG
- the LOC110971573 gene encoding bcl-2-like protein 1, protein MSCSNRELVEFFISYKLSQRNYPMSLLRPEDAGGRTDGDKASSASSNGLLVNNRDGIEAVKSTLKDAADEFELLFTQTFSDLSSQIDITPETAYHSFKSVMDEVFKDGVNWGRIVGLFCFGGVLCVECVEKNMSELVPRIADWMTMYLDEHISPWIQSQGDWECFAEIFGQNAAAEARRSRDTLKRWLLAGGVLLMGVLAGVLIAKKQ, encoded by the exons ATGTCGTGCAGTAACAGAGAGCTGGTGGAGTTCTTTATAAGCTACAAGCTGTCTCAAAGGAACTATCCGATGTCTCTGCTGAGGCCAGAGGATGCTGGAGGAAGGACTGATGGGGACAAGGCCAGCTCAGCCTCCAGTAACGGCTTGCTGGTGAACAACAGAGACGGCATAGAGGCTGTAAAATCCACCCTTAAGGATGCGGCAGATGAATTTGAACTTCTCTTCACGCAAACTTTCAGTGACCTGTCTTCGCAGATTGACATCACCCCTGAAACGGCCTACCACAGCTTTAAGAGTGTGATGGATGAGGTGTTCAAGGATGGGGTCAACTGGGGACGTATAGTGGGCCTGTTTTGCTTTGGCGGTGTACTGTGTGTGGAATGCGTAGAGAAGAATATGAGTGAGCTGGTTCCCCGCATCGCTGACTGGATGACCATGTACCTGGATGAGCACATCAGTCCCTGGATCCAGAGCCAAGGAGACTGG GAGTGCTTTGCTGAGATTTTTGGGCAGAACGCTGCTGCAGAAGCACGGAGGTCTCGGGATACTCTGAAGCGATGGCTGCTAGCCGGAGGGGTGCTGCTAATGGGAGTGCTGGCTGGTGTACTCATTGCTAAGAAACAGTGA